In one Tachysurus fulvidraco isolate hzauxx_2018 chromosome 16, HZAU_PFXX_2.0, whole genome shotgun sequence genomic region, the following are encoded:
- the LOC113648118 gene encoding uncharacterized protein LOC113648118, translating into MRRTLCSVWPNEAQRREERRSEARLAHGIQRLDEAKRYHLNTLNREQQALHRHLIALKTGNRWRGLNTPVSRPSNHLSNPAVSYNKTRLPIIPPADRETNRHRSGKLGSIFSLQARVQDFLSSGENRADNTSVPVCLPDLKPQPSNMLPPASPTREKKEGDRDGQNKKHRAVERDGRKSTHGFSSKDGQREYDQIAARYTDKEEEMNVAIPYSTPLSSLSDTHAPDSQLRMVHTLPNFVQAMAEARKARYIRHRGQPLCDRALSIREIFARDTHSTH; encoded by the exons ATGCGTCGTACACTTTGCTCAGTGTGGCCAAACGAGGCtcagaggagagaggagaggagatctGAAGCCAGGCTGGCTCACGGGATACAACGGCTCGATGAGGCCAAACGTTACCATCTGAACACACTGAACCGAGAGCAACAAGCACTACATCGCCATCTTATTGCCCTTAAAACAG GTAACCGATGGAGAGGATTAAACACTCCGGTATCACGACCCTCCAATCATCTCAGCAACCCTGCAGTGTCCTATAACAAGACCCGATTACCCATAATCCCACCTGCAGACAGGGAGACAAACAGGCATAG GTCTGGGAAGCTGGGGTCCATTTTCTCCCTGCAGGCTCGTGTTCAGGACTTTCTCAGCAGTGGTGAAAACAGGGCTGATAACACTTcagtgcctgtgtgtctgccagACCTCAAACCACAGCCCTCAAACATGCTTCCTCCAGCTTCTCCAaccagagagaaaaaggagggaGATAGGGATGGACAGAATAAGAAACACAGGGCTGTAGAGAGGGACGGACGGAAGTCAACACACGGATTTAGTTCAAAGGACGGTCAAAGAGAATATGATCAGATAGCAGCAAGATATACAGATAAAGAAGAGGAGATGAATGTAGCAATACCCTACTCTACTCCTCTTTCTTCCCTCTCTGACACCCACGCACCTGACAGCCAGCTGAGGATGGTTCACACACTTCCTAATTTTGTGCAAGCAATGGCAGAGGCACGCAAAGCCAGATACATACGTCATAGAGGACAGCCTTTGTGCGACAGAGCACTGAGCATCAGAGAGATATTcgcaagagacacacacagcactcactaA
- the LOC113648059 gene encoding leucine-rich repeat-containing protein 52 isoform X1, which yields MKGNHNDAFLLPYRRLRSFEQTSRFPQPHGLHEGCACARAHALDEAAGAIMRVLAEASVQCLRLAFLLMVAAGAAPSPALSAGCPERCVCDEQLVVQCAGQRLSVFPVDLPLATRQLILSDNRIGELPPLQLNYLSDLVYLDCSNNSLTEISESTFGNLRKLAYLDLSFNALARIEDRTFGALVSLVMLRLTDNPGLSEIHADAFAENTALQVLDVSRNNLTTLNVSTLVALPALRALGLSGNPWRCDCDTEDLCLWVHIEGFKFQDEGQTVCQSPAELRGRRLAEVGMQLRSECHQGLGYWDYLFFIAIGFVIFSAGTVSAWVMGVLMVLYERYSKRKSEEVDSLDDENVPIRNAGSSHGNGDLSKPSMQV from the exons ATGAAGGGTAACCACAACGATGCTTTCCTGCTCCCCTACAGAAG ATTGCGCTCGTTCGAGCAGACGTCCCGTTTCCCACAGCCTCACGGGCTCCATGAAGGATGCGCGTGCGCTCGGGCACACGCGCTTGATGAGGCGGCCGGTGCTATCATGCGTGTGTTGGCCGAGGCCAGCGTTCAGTGCCTGCGGCTCGCCTTCCTGCTGATGGTGGCGGCCGGCGCGGCGCCCTCTCCGGCTCTGAGCGCCGGCTGCCCCGAACGCTGCGTGTGTGACGAGCAGCTGGTGGTACAGTGCGCCGGGCAGCGGCTGAGCGTCTTCCCCGTGGACCTACCGCTTGCCACGCGCCAGCTGATCCTGAGCGACAACCGCATTGGCGAGCTGCCGCCTCTGCAACTTAACTATCTGTCCGACCTGGTGTACCTGGACTGCAGCAACAACTCTCTGACCGAGATCTCAGAGTCGACCTTCGGCAACCTCCGTAAGCTCGCCTACTTGGATCTGTCGTTCAACGCGCTAGCGCGCATCGAGGACCGCACGTTCGGCGCACTCGTCAGCCTTGTCATGTTGCGCCTCACAGACAACCCGGGCCTGTCCGAGATCCATGCGGACGCATTCGCCGAAAATACCGCGCTGCAGGTTCTCGACGTGAGCCGGAACAACTTGACGACGCTCAACGTGAGCACTCTGGTGGCGCTTCCAGCTTTACGCGCTCTCGGCCTCAGCGGAAACCCTTGGCGCTGCGACTGTGACACTGAGGACCTCTGCCTGTGGGTGCACATCGAGGGCTTCAAGTTTCAAG ATGAAGGTCAAACGGTGTGCCAGAGTCCAGCGGAGCTGCGTGGCCGTCGCCTGGCTGAGGTGGGCATGCAGCTGCGCTCTGAATGCCATCAGGGTCTGGGCTACTGGGACTACCTGTTCTTCATTGCCATTGGCTTCGTCATCTTCTCAGCAGGCACCGTTTCAGCCTGGGTGATGGGTGTGCTCATGGTGCTCTATGAGCGCTACAGCAAAAGGAAGAGTGAGGAGGTGGACAGCTTAGATGATGAGAACGTGCCTATCCGCAACGCTGGGAGTAGCCATGGCAACGGGGACCTGAGCAAGCCCAGCATGCAGGTGTGA
- the LOC113648059 gene encoding leucine-rich repeat-containing protein 52 isoform X2 yields the protein MRVLAEASVQCLRLAFLLMVAAGAAPSPALSAGCPERCVCDEQLVVQCAGQRLSVFPVDLPLATRQLILSDNRIGELPPLQLNYLSDLVYLDCSNNSLTEISESTFGNLRKLAYLDLSFNALARIEDRTFGALVSLVMLRLTDNPGLSEIHADAFAENTALQVLDVSRNNLTTLNVSTLVALPALRALGLSGNPWRCDCDTEDLCLWVHIEGFKFQDEGQTVCQSPAELRGRRLAEVGMQLRSECHQGLGYWDYLFFIAIGFVIFSAGTVSAWVMGVLMVLYERYSKRKSEEVDSLDDENVPIRNAGSSHGNGDLSKPSMQV from the exons ATGCGTGTGTTGGCCGAGGCCAGCGTTCAGTGCCTGCGGCTCGCCTTCCTGCTGATGGTGGCGGCCGGCGCGGCGCCCTCTCCGGCTCTGAGCGCCGGCTGCCCCGAACGCTGCGTGTGTGACGAGCAGCTGGTGGTACAGTGCGCCGGGCAGCGGCTGAGCGTCTTCCCCGTGGACCTACCGCTTGCCACGCGCCAGCTGATCCTGAGCGACAACCGCATTGGCGAGCTGCCGCCTCTGCAACTTAACTATCTGTCCGACCTGGTGTACCTGGACTGCAGCAACAACTCTCTGACCGAGATCTCAGAGTCGACCTTCGGCAACCTCCGTAAGCTCGCCTACTTGGATCTGTCGTTCAACGCGCTAGCGCGCATCGAGGACCGCACGTTCGGCGCACTCGTCAGCCTTGTCATGTTGCGCCTCACAGACAACCCGGGCCTGTCCGAGATCCATGCGGACGCATTCGCCGAAAATACCGCGCTGCAGGTTCTCGACGTGAGCCGGAACAACTTGACGACGCTCAACGTGAGCACTCTGGTGGCGCTTCCAGCTTTACGCGCTCTCGGCCTCAGCGGAAACCCTTGGCGCTGCGACTGTGACACTGAGGACCTCTGCCTGTGGGTGCACATCGAGGGCTTCAAGTTTCAAG ATGAAGGTCAAACGGTGTGCCAGAGTCCAGCGGAGCTGCGTGGCCGTCGCCTGGCTGAGGTGGGCATGCAGCTGCGCTCTGAATGCCATCAGGGTCTGGGCTACTGGGACTACCTGTTCTTCATTGCCATTGGCTTCGTCATCTTCTCAGCAGGCACCGTTTCAGCCTGGGTGATGGGTGTGCTCATGGTGCTCTATGAGCGCTACAGCAAAAGGAAGAGTGAGGAGGTGGACAGCTTAGATGATGAGAACGTGCCTATCCGCAACGCTGGGAGTAGCCATGGCAACGGGGACCTGAGCAAGCCCAGCATGCAGGTGTGA